A region of the Longimicrobium sp. genome:
ACCAGGATGCGCCCGTCGTCCGAGGCCTGCAGGTCGGCGATGCGGCTGGGGCCGGCGGCGCCGTGGTCGTGCCCGTCCTCGCCGTCTTCCCCGTGCTCGCCGTGGAAGCGCGGCGTCAGGCTCGACGCGGCGCCCGGGGGCGGGCCCGGCACCACCAGCGAGTCCACCAGCACCGGCGCGCCGCCGGCCACGTTCCACACCTTCACCACGTTGCCGACGGTGCCGCCCTTGCTGACGGTGCCCGTGTACGCCCACTCCCCGTGCACCCACAGCTCCGAGGTGCCGCGCTCGGTGACCGCCCCCAGCCCCAGCACCGGCAGCGCCGCCGACGCGGGCGGCTCCACCACGCCGGGGTCGACGGTGGGGATGTCGGGAGAGCACGCCCCCGTCAGGAGCGGCAGGGCGAGGAGCGGGGCGGCGAGCGAGCGGCCGAAGCGCATGGCTCGGTCTCCGGGAGAGGGAGGACGGACCGGAGGGGCACTACGTTCCCAATCTAACGCGCGAGGGGCGCGGGATCGAACAGCAGGGTACAGGGACCAGGGGACAGGGGACAGCCTGCGACCGACGCGGGACGTGATCCGGGTCGTCCCCGCGGCCGCACCGGACGAGCGAGGGGACCGCCGCGAGCCACCGGCTGTCCCCTGTTCCCTGTCCCCTGCCCCTGCAGTTCCCTAGCGTTGCGCGGGCGTCCTCAGGTGCTGCCCGAAGAAGGCGAGGGTGCGGGTCCAGGCGTCCTCGGCGGCCTCGGCCTTGTACGCCTGGCCCGAGGGGTTGGCGAAGGCGTGGGCCGCGCCCTCGTAGACGTGCACCTCCACCGGCTTGCCCAGCTCCTTGAGCGTGCTCTCCATCTGCCGCACCTGCTCCACCGGGATGCTGCGGTCTTCGGCGCCGAACAGCCCCAGGAGCGGCCCGTCCAGGTTGGCCAGCCGGTCGCGGTCGGTCACCGGGCGCCCGTAGTACATCACCGTGGCGTCCACGTACTCGGGCATGATCAGCGCCGACTGCAGCGCCCACGCCCCGCCGAAGCACCACCCCACCACGCCCACCTTGGCCGCGCGCTGCCGCTCCTTGAGGAACGCGGCGGCCGAGCGCAGGTTCGACACCGCCTGGCCGGTGTTGTTGGTGACCTCGCGCATGTAGGTGCCCGCCTCCTGGGGCGTGGAGGCCACCCGCCCGCCGTACAGGTCCACCGCCAGCACGCGGTACCCCTCGCCCGCCAGGCGCTGGGCCATCTGCCTGACGTTGTCGTTCAGCCCCCACCACTCGTGGATCATCACCACGGCGGGGAAGCGCCCCCCGCGCGCGGGCCACGCCATGAAGCCGCGCACCGGCTTCCCGTTCACGGTGTCGTAGACCACCTCCTGCGTGCGCACCTGCTGCCGGGGCGCCTGCGCGCTGGCGTTGGCCACGGGCGCGTCGTGCGCGTGCTCGCGCGCCATCGCGTCGGCGAACTGCTGGGGAGTCTGGGCGGCCTGCCCGCAAAGGGCGGCGGTCGTGGCGACGACGAAGGTGCCGGCGAGCAGGATCTCTCGGCGCATGGCGGTCCTCACTTCGGTGGAGCTGTGGTGGGAGGAACGGACGGTTGGACGTTTCAACGAATGTTAGGCGCGGCGGCGCCGGGCGGCAATCCCCCCACGTGGCGGCGCCGCCGACCAAGCGGAAGAGAAGAACGCCGCGCCCCGACCGCGTGTGACACGGGCGGGGGCCGGACGGGCTCAGACGCCGCCCGAAGGGAACCAGCGGTCGAAGGTCAACCGCTCACCCGGGCGGGCGGGGCTGCCATCCCGGTCGAACAGCGCCAGTTCCTCGTGGTCGGGGTCGCCGCCGCCGTGGCACGCCGTGCGGCAGGCGATCCCCCGCTCGCCGGCCCGGTACGCCGCGCGCCCGATCTCCTGGCACGCGTCCCAGCCGACCCCGTCGGGGTAGCTGGCCGGCAGCCCGATCGCCGCGAGACCGGCGTCCGTGACGGCGTCCACGTACTCGTCGCGCGGCACGTCGAAGCCCTGCAGGTGCGGGCGGCGCTCGACACGAAGGTCGAAGAGCGAGTGCGCCTCCCCGCGAAAGTTCTCGACGGCCTGCAGGGCGGCCATGCGCACGGTCCGGTTGAGGTAGAGGACGCGGTGCTCGCCGGGCGCGTTCCAGCGCCCGCCCCGCAGCTGGGAGAAGGACGTGTCGCCGCAGTCCGTCCAGTCCGGCTTGCACACCCGGTAATAGGCGCCGCCGCGGCGGACGTGCTTCACGCCGCCTCGAACGAATACAGCCGGGCGAGGTAGGCGCGCACCCGCTCGGCCCCCGCGGGCTCGGCGAGCACGTCGAGGATGGAGCGCCCGCCCAGCCCGCGCGCCGGGTTGCGCACCACCTGCGGGATGCGCTCGGGGATGAGCTCCTCGTACAGCACCTGGGCCACGTCGCGCACGCGCTCGACGTCGGCCACGCGCTCCGCGGGCACGCCGTTCCTGCGCCACTGGTCCACCGCCTGCCGGCTGACCCCGAAGAGCGCCGCGGCCTCCGCGCTGCTCAGCCCCAGGACCTGCTGGATCTCCTCCAGCGCGGTGGCGCTCCCGGCGATGCGGAGCACCTCGTGGGCGAGCGTGGCCAGACGCCCCACGCTCAGCGCGCCCTGCCCGCGCCCTCCCTCGCGCGGCGGGCGCGGGGCGCGCACCGACTCCACCGGAACGCCGTAAGCGGCCGCCAGATCCCGTAGCTCGTGGGCGAGCGACCAGGCCAGCCATCCCTCGTCGGGGCCGAGGCCCACGAAAACGCCGGCGTCCAGCACCTTGGTGGCGGCCGCCTGCAGCGCCTCGCGCCGCACGTCGCGGGGGAACTGCTGGTGGACGATCTCGTGGACGAGAGAATAGCAGGAGCGCGCGTACAGGTTGGCGTCGCGGACCGCGCCCGTACGCCCGAAACGGAGGATCGCCGCTTCGGCCTCTTCGATCCGCGGATCGTGGGCCGCCTCGGTGATCTCGTCCCTGCTCCCCGTCAGCAACGCCGCCGCGCTCATCCCTCCTCCTTCCCGGGGTGTTCCGGAAGGATAAGGAGAGTGCAAGCAAAATGCAAGGGGAGAGGCAAGCGCAACGCAAGCGCCACCGGCCGCACCGACTGTGCGCTAAGGGTCGCTGCAGTCGCGCTTGTAGCCGCAGTTGGGGCAGACGATCTTGCAGTTGTGGTCGAACATCACCGTGCCGCAGAGCTCGCAGACGTGCCGCGTGGGCACCTCGCGCGGCTGGAACGGGCGCGGCGCGGGAGCCGGCGGCGGGGAAGGCGCGGGCGGCCCGGGAGGGGGAGCCGGGCGCGCGTTGATCCGCGCGCACCAGCTCGGATCGAAGGGGTGCGGCATCCGCGGGCTGTCGATGGTCCGGACTACTGGGCCGACGGCTCGCCCAGGCGGCGCCGGACCTCCTGGAGGATGCGGCGCGGGTCGCACGGCTTGGTCAGGTAGCCGTCGCACCCGGCGTCGACCGCGCGGCGGCCCACCGAGCCGTACGGGTGCGCGGTGATGATCACCACGGGGATGTGCCCGGTGGCCGGGTCGCGCTTGAGCTGCTCGGTGGCGCGGATGCCGTCGATGCCGGGAACCGAGATGTCCATCAGGATCAGGTCGGGCGCGCCCTCGCGCGCGGCCTGCAGCCCGTCGACCCCGTTCTCGGCCGCCAGCACGCGGTACCCGTGGTGGTGCAGGTACATCGCGTTGATGGCCCGCACCTCCAGCTGGTCCTCCACGATGAGGACGGTCTTGGCCCGCGCGCCGGGCTGCTCGAACGCCTGGTACATCATGTACTGCCTCACTTCTCCGTGGGGATCGGGATCACCCGCAAGGTAAAGCCGCGCCGCGCGATGCGCCACTTCCGGCGCGCACGCTCCCCCGCGGCGGCACGGCTGCTCCGCGGGCGTGTAGCAGTTTGTGTGGGTTGTGCTCGACTGAGACGCGCCTTGTATCCCGATGCGCGCCGGAGGTTCCGCGGGGGGCGGGTCACTCCCTCGACGCGCGCTCCAGGACGGTGATGGCGGGGTCGAGCTGGTCGACCTCCTCCTGCCGCCCGTCGTCCCAGCGGACCACGGCGTACAGGGCGAGCCCCTCGACGACGGTGCCGGTGGCGCCGCCCACGTGCCGCACGGTGTCGCCGGTGCGGTAGAAGTGGCGGGACTCCAGTTGCGTGCTCACGAACCTCCCGGGACCACGAGTGCGAAAGTGCGAAGTGCGAAAGTGCGAGAGTAACTTCGCATCAACTTGACGACGGCTCCCGCCGCGGGGCAACTTCCCCCGCCGGCCGACCCCCGGGATCGGATATCCCGAACCCATAACGTTGTCATCCTGAGGGCGCACGCGCCGAAGCCGCGTCTGCACAGGAGCCTGTGCGCCTGAAGGATCTGCGGGTGGGGATTGCACGTCAGTCGGGCTCACGCTCGGATCCAACCCGCAGATCCTTCGGTCGCCGCCATGCATTCGTGCGGTGGCGGGGTTCGGCGCCGCGGCTCCCTCAGGATGACATCGTTTCCGAATACGCTGCGAAGAGGCTCGTTCGTGACCAGCGCACCAGACGGCATCGGCGCCATCGAGTCCGCGCGGCTGGCGCTCCACCTCCTGGGGCCCGGCGACGAGGCGCGGCTCCAGGCGCTGCTGGAGGCGGGGGCCGACTACTTCCAGGCGCTCGCGGGGCAGCCCGGCCCCGCGCCCGACGCGGCGGCGCGCGAGCTGGCGGGGTGCGCGGCCACGCCGGGGCGCGCGGTGGCGGCGCTCACGCTGCTGGAGACGGGCGGGGACGCGGGCGTGCTCGGCTGGTGGCGCGGCAGCCCCGAGCCCGACGTGGCGCTCCTGGGGATGCTCGTCATGGTCCCCGCGCACCGCGGGAAGGGGCTGGCGCGCGAGGCGCTCGGCGCGCTGGAGGTGTGGCTGGCCGGGCAGGGGGTGCGCGCGCTCCGCACCGCCTTCCCCTACCGCCGCACCGCGATCCCCCCGATCGTCCGCGCGCTCGGCTTCCGGGAGATGAGCATCGCCGAGCACGCGAAGCTGGGGCTCCGGGGCGCGGGGACGTCGCTGTGGGAGAAGCCGCTCGGGGCCCGCTGATGGCGAAGACCGTCACCACCTTCCCGCTCCCCGACGCGGCCGCCGCCCTCCTGCGCGAGGCCGGCGCGCTCGCGGGCCCCGACGGCTGGCAGGGCGAGCTGGGCGACGCCGACGCGCTGGTCACCATCCTCACCGAGCGGGTCGACGCGGCGCTGCTGGAGCGGGCGCCGAAGCTGCGCGTCGTCGCCAACGCCGTCGTGGGCTACGAGCACGTGGACCTGGCCGCCTGCCGCGCGCGCGGCATCGTGGTCACCAACACGCCCGACGTGCTGACCGACGCCACGGCCGACCTCGCTTGGGCGCTGATCCTGGCCACCGTCCGCCGCCTGCCGCAGGCGGAGCGAGACCTGCGGGCGGGCCGGTTCCACGGCTGGGGCTTCTGGGACTACCTGGGCGGGGACCTCGGGGGGAAGACGCTGGGGATCTTCGGGATGGGGCGGATCGGGCGGGCGGTGGCGCGGCGCGCGGGCGGCTTCGGGATGCGCGTCGTCTACCACAGCCGGTCGCGGCTGGCGGAGGACGAGGAGCGCTCGCTCGGGGCGGAATCCGTCTCCTTCGACGAGCTGCTCGCCCGGAGCGACGTCCTCTCCCTGCACGCGCCGCTCACGCCCGAGACGCGCCACGTGATCGGCGCCGGCGCGCTGGCGCGGATGCGGCCCGGGAGCTTCCTGGTCAACACCGCACGCGGCGCGCTGGTGGACGAGGCGGCGCTGGTCGACGCGCTGCGCGAGGGCCCGCTCGCCGGGGCGGGGCTCGACGTCTACGAGCGCGAGCCGGCGCTCGCCCCGGGGCTCCTCGACCTCCCCAACGCCGTCCTCCTCCCCCACGTGGGCTCGGCCACGCGCGAGACCCGGGAGGAGATGGCGATGCTGGCCGCCCGCAACGCCCACGCGGTGCTCCTGGGCCGCCCGCCGCTCACCCCCGTCACCCGATGAGCCTGCGCGAGGACGCCCGCCGCATCCTGGACGCCGCCGTGGCCGCCGCGGACGCGCGCGAGGCCGTCCGCCGCGCGCTGGCGCTGGACGGCGACGCGCTGACGGTCGCCGGCCGGGAGCGGATCGACCTCTCGCGCGTCGAGCACGTCTGGATCGTGGCGGCGGGGAAGGCGGCGGCGCGGATGGCGCGGGGCGCCGTGGAGGTGCTGGGGGAGCGCGTCGTGGGGGGGACGGTGACCACCAAGGACCGCCACGGCGAGCCCGTCCCCCCGCTGGAGCTGTGGGAGGCGGCGCACCCGGTGCCCGACGCGCGCGGCTTGGCCGGCGCCGCGGACGCGCTGCGGACCGCCCGGGCGGCGGGCGAGCGCGACCTGCTCCTCTGCCTCCTCTCCGGCGGCGCTTCCGCGCTCTGGCCCGCGCCCCCACCGGGCGTCTCCCTGGGCGACCTGCGGGTGCTCACCGAGCGCCTGCTGCGCGCGGGGGCCACCATCCGCGAGCTGAACACCGTGCGCAAGCACCTGTCGCGGATCGGCGGGGGGTGGCTGGCGCGCGCGGCGCTGCCGGCGCGGGTGGTGACGCTCGCCGTCTCCGACGTGGTGGGCTCGCCGCTGGACGTGATCGCCTCGGGGCCCACGGTGCCCGACCCCACCACCTTCGCGGACGCGCTGGAGGTGCTGCTGCGCTACGAGGTCACCGCCCCGGCGGCGGCCGTGCGCTGGCTCCAGGCGGGCGCCGCGGGCGAGGCGCCGGAGACGCCCGGGCCGGGCGAGCTCGACGAGTCCCGCCTGTCGGCGCACGTGATCGCCGGCAACCGCGACGCGCTGGAGGGAGCGGCGGCCGAAGCGGAGCGGCTGGGCTGCCGCGCCGAAATCGTGGCCGACGACCTGGAGGGCGAGGCGCGCGAGGTGGCGCACGGGATCGCCTGGCTGGGGCTGGCGCGGCAGGCGGAGCTCGCGCCCGGAGACCCCCCGCTGGCCCTGCTGCTGGGCGGCGAGACCACGGTGACGGTGCGCGGGCAGGGCCGCGGCGGGCGCAACCAGGAGCTGGCGCTGGCGCTGGCCGTGGAGCTGGAGGGGCACGCGGGCGTCGTCGCCGCGGCGCTGGGGACGGACGGCACCGACGGGCCCACAGACGCGGCGGGCGGGATCGTGGACGGGGAGACGGTGGCGCGGGCCGACGCCGCGGGGGTGGTCGCGGCCGAGGCGCTGCAGGACAACGACGCGCACCGCTTCCTGCGCGCCGCGGGCGACCTGCTCGTCACCGGGCCCACGGGGACCAACGTCAACGACGTGGTGCTGGTGCTGGCCGCGCCGCGTGCGGACGCCGCATCGGGCAAGTAGAGCGGGAGCCGATCCGCGCCGGCGGGACGGCAGACGGCCGGACGGGCGATTCGCCGGTCCGGCCGTGGTCGTCCGATGGAGGTCGCTCAGCGCGCGGACTCGTTCGCGGCGCGGATCACCTCCACCAGCAGGGGACGGGCGCCGTCGACGATGAGCTGCACGGCGATGACCGTCACCAGCAGCCCCATGATCCGCGTCATCACGTTCAGCCCCGTCCTGCCGAAGAAGCGCACCAGCCGGGGCGCCGCCGCCAGCGTGGTCCAGGCGATGGCGAGCACCGCCGTCACCGCGGCGAAGACGATGGCGCCGCGCACCGGCGTGCGGGCTTCGGTCATCAGCACCATGACGTGGTGATCGCCCCGGGGCCGGTGATCATGGGGATCCCCAGCGGGGTGACGCCCACGTTCTCGCGCACGCGGCCCTCCTGCTCCTCCTCTTCGGTGGCCTTGCCGCGCGTGCGCTGCTTGGCCTGCAGCATGTCCATCCCGATGCCGAAGAAGATGAAGCCGCCGGCGATGCGGAAGGCGTGGATGGTGATGCCGAAGAACTGGAAGATCGCCCCGCCTAAGAGCGCGAACGTCACCAGCACCAGGAAGCCGGTGACGATCCCCGCGCGCAGGGTGGCGCGGCGGTGCTCGGCGTCGTACCCCTCGGTGAGCGCCAGGTACATCGGCGCCGTGCTCAGCGGGTTGATGATCGCCAGCAGCGAGGTGAAGCAGAGCAGCGCGAACTTGGCGAGGTCGTCGGACATCCGCACCGGTGCCGGGTGGAGGACGCCGGTAGCGTAGCGCCGGGGGGAGGATGCGTCAAATCGGCCGGCGCCGGAGCCACTTTCCAAAACCGGATAAATCTCACGCAGAGGATCGTTCGGGTATAGGTCCTGAAAAACCTCACACAGAGACACAGAGACACAGAGAAAAACGAAGGCCTCCGGTGGTCCTCTGTTCCTCTGTGTCTCTGTGTGATTTCAATCTGTTCGGAACCAGAACAATGCTCCGCGACATGGTATGAGACATTCAGTTCCAGATCTGCATTCCGAGCCAGTCTCGGCAATTCAGCACACGCACTCGTACCGCGAAGCACCCGCAGCGCGAAGGGGCGCACCCCCGGTGGATGCGCCCCTTTCGCTCTTTCTACCCGCGGTCTCAGACCTGGCCGATCAGCAGGGATCGGCCGGGTTGCGGTCGCACTCGGACTGCGGGTAGGGGAGGAACTCGATGGACGGGCGCCTGGTGGTGTACGCCGACAGGCGCCGGAGGTCCTCCCAGCGCAGCCCCTGCGAGTACAGCTCGTAGCGCCGCTCGTAGAGGATCTGCGCCAGCAGCTCGGCCTCGGTGTCGAGCGCCGTGGCCGGGAGCGCGGGGAGCCCGGCCCGCGGCTCGTCGAGCCCGCCGCCGGCGGTCTGCGTGCGCACGGCGTTGACGAGCGCCGCGGCCTGGGGGAAGTTCCCCAGCCGGGTGTACGCCTCGGCCTGGATCAGCCGCATCTCGTCCGGCAGGTACACGGGGAACGGGTCGTTCCGCGCGCCGTACTTGCGGAAGTCGAACACCGAGTCGGGGGTGCCCGGTGAGCCGGTGGCGGC
Encoded here:
- a CDS encoding alpha/beta fold hydrolase, with amino-acid sequence MRREILLAGTFVVATTAALCGQAAQTPQQFADAMAREHAHDAPVANASAQAPRQQVRTQEVVYDTVNGKPVRGFMAWPARGGRFPAVVMIHEWWGLNDNVRQMAQRLAGEGYRVLAVDLYGGRVASTPQEAGTYMREVTNNTGQAVSNLRSAAAFLKERQRAAKVGVVGWCFGGAWALQSALIMPEYVDATVMYYGRPVTDRDRLANLDGPLLGLFGAEDRSIPVEQVRQMESTLKELGKPVEVHVYEGAAHAFANPSGQAYKAEAAEDAWTRTLAFFGQHLRTPAQR
- a CDS encoding RES family NAD+ phosphorylase, producing the protein MKHVRRGGAYYRVCKPDWTDCGDTSFSQLRGGRWNAPGEHRVLYLNRTVRMAALQAVENFRGEAHSLFDLRVERRPHLQGFDVPRDEYVDAVTDAGLAAIGLPASYPDGVGWDACQEIGRAAYRAGERGIACRTACHGGGDPDHEELALFDRDGSPARPGERLTFDRWFPSGGV
- a CDS encoding antitoxin Xre/MbcA/ParS toxin-binding domain-containing protein, translating into MSAAALLTGSRDEITEAAHDPRIEEAEAAILRFGRTGAVRDANLYARSCYSLVHEIVHQQFPRDVRREALQAAATKVLDAGVFVGLGPDEGWLAWSLAHELRDLAAAYGVPVESVRAPRPPREGGRGQGALSVGRLATLAHEVLRIAGSATALEEIQQVLGLSSAEAAALFGVSRQAVDQWRRNGVPAERVADVERVRDVAQVLYEELIPERIPQVVRNPARGLGGRSILDVLAEPAGAERVRAYLARLYSFEAA
- a CDS encoding response regulator gives rise to the protein MRQYMMYQAFEQPGARAKTVLIVEDQLEVRAINAMYLHHHGYRVLAAENGVDGLQAAREGAPDLILMDISVPGIDGIRATEQLKRDPATGHIPVVIITAHPYGSVGRRAVDAGCDGYLTKPCDPRRILQEVRRRLGEPSAQ
- a CDS encoding GNAT family N-acetyltransferase, whose amino-acid sequence is MTSAPDGIGAIESARLALHLLGPGDEARLQALLEAGADYFQALAGQPGPAPDAAARELAGCAATPGRAVAALTLLETGGDAGVLGWWRGSPEPDVALLGMLVMVPAHRGKGLAREALGALEVWLAGQGVRALRTAFPYRRTAIPPIVRALGFREMSIAEHAKLGLRGAGTSLWEKPLGAR
- a CDS encoding D-glycerate dehydrogenase codes for the protein MAKTVTTFPLPDAAAALLREAGALAGPDGWQGELGDADALVTILTERVDAALLERAPKLRVVANAVVGYEHVDLAACRARGIVVTNTPDVLTDATADLAWALILATVRRLPQAERDLRAGRFHGWGFWDYLGGDLGGKTLGIFGMGRIGRAVARRAGGFGMRVVYHSRSRLAEDEERSLGAESVSFDELLARSDVLSLHAPLTPETRHVIGAGALARMRPGSFLVNTARGALVDEAALVDALREGPLAGAGLDVYEREPALAPGLLDLPNAVLLPHVGSATRETREEMAMLAARNAHAVLLGRPPLTPVTR
- a CDS encoding DUF4147 domain-containing protein; this encodes MSLREDARRILDAAVAAADAREAVRRALALDGDALTVAGRERIDLSRVEHVWIVAAGKAAARMARGAVEVLGERVVGGTVTTKDRHGEPVPPLELWEAAHPVPDARGLAGAADALRTARAAGERDLLLCLLSGGASALWPAPPPGVSLGDLRVLTERLLRAGATIRELNTVRKHLSRIGGGWLARAALPARVVTLAVSDVVGSPLDVIASGPTVPDPTTFADALEVLLRYEVTAPAAAVRWLQAGAAGEAPETPGPGELDESRLSAHVIAGNRDALEGAAAEAERLGCRAEIVADDLEGEAREVAHGIAWLGLARQAELAPGDPPLALLLGGETTVTVRGQGRGGRNQELALALAVELEGHAGVVAAALGTDGTDGPTDAAGGIVDGETVARADAAGVVAAEALQDNDAHRFLRAAGDLLVTGPTGTNVNDVVLVLAAPRADAASGK